A genomic window from Pseudocitrobacter corydidari includes:
- the soxS gene encoding superoxide response transcriptional regulator SoxS codes for MSHREIIQTLIEWIDEHIDQPLNIDVVAKKSGYSKWYLQRMFRTEMHQTLGDYIRQRRLLLAAQELRNTQRPIFDIAMDLGYVSQQTFSRVFRREFDRTPSDYRHRLSA; via the coding sequence ATGTCCCATCGGGAAATTATTCAAACGCTTATCGAATGGATAGATGAACATATCGATCAACCACTTAACATTGATGTCGTGGCGAAAAAATCCGGATACTCAAAATGGTATCTGCAACGGATGTTCCGCACCGAGATGCATCAAACGCTGGGCGACTACATTCGCCAGCGCCGTCTGTTATTGGCCGCACAAGAGCTGCGAAATACCCAGCGCCCGATTTTCGATATTGCGATGGACCTGGGTTATGTTTCCCAGCAGACCTTCTCGCGCGTATTCCGCCGCGAATTCGACCGCACGCCGAGCGACTATCGCCATCGCCTGTCAGCATAA